The proteins below come from a single Mycobacterium parmense genomic window:
- a CDS encoding UbiA family prenyltransferase has protein sequence MTTLLAAQATAQGVWLTALAMLFGQLSIGWSNDAMDGARDAAAGRTDKPVATGAIGARAVWLAAVAGLLAALATALAIGVLTAVILAVIVGAGWAYNLGLKSTPASGLMFILGFGPIPAYATSTLPAHPVPTWYATAAAALVGLGGHFANVLPDLAVDRATGVNGLPQQVAARWGARAVRVVALVLLLSASVLLLLASSRVWVAAAGLGAAVVLTVVGALGTGRVPFAAAFGIAAVDVVVLAAGGYAQGG, from the coding sequence TTGACCACACTGCTCGCGGCGCAGGCGACAGCCCAGGGCGTGTGGCTCACGGCGCTCGCGATGTTGTTCGGCCAGCTCTCAATCGGCTGGTCCAACGATGCCATGGACGGCGCCCGCGACGCCGCGGCGGGCCGGACGGACAAGCCGGTCGCCACCGGTGCCATCGGCGCGCGGGCGGTGTGGCTCGCCGCCGTTGCCGGGCTCCTGGCCGCGCTGGCGACGGCGCTGGCCATCGGCGTGCTGACGGCGGTCATCCTGGCGGTGATCGTGGGCGCGGGGTGGGCCTACAACCTCGGCCTGAAGTCGACGCCGGCGTCCGGCCTGATGTTCATCCTCGGGTTCGGCCCGATCCCCGCCTACGCGACGAGCACGTTGCCGGCTCACCCCGTGCCGACGTGGTACGCGACCGCGGCCGCGGCCCTGGTCGGCCTCGGTGGCCACTTCGCCAACGTCCTGCCGGATCTGGCCGTCGACCGCGCCACCGGCGTCAACGGGCTGCCGCAGCAGGTGGCCGCCCGCTGGGGCGCCAGGGCAGTGCGGGTAGTCGCGCTGGTGTTGCTGCTGTCGGCGTCCGTGTTGCTGTTACTCGCATCGAGCCGGGTGTGGGTCGCGGCGGCCGGGCTGGGCGCGGCCGTCGTCCTCACGGTCGTCGGAGCACTGGGCACCGGCCGGGTGCCGTTCGCGGCGGCCTTCGGCATCGCCGCCGTCGACGTCGTGGTGTTGGCCGCGGGCGGGTATGCGCAGGGAGGCTAG
- a CDS encoding PPE family protein, SVP subgroup — protein MDFAIFPPEVNSGRMYTGPGSGPMMAAAAAWDGLAAELRSAAASYGSVISGLSAGPWLGPASASMAAAAGPFAAWTSATAAQAEQTAAQARAAAAVYEVAFAATVPPPLIAANRAQLMALIATNIFGQNTPAIMATEAEYGEMWAQDVAAMYGYAGVSASAATLTPFTPPPQSINTAGLGAQAAALARATATSVTANTQLLLSQFTSAVPAALQGLASPVSSTPAAGLGILQTLGLAGPLSGITGPLQALGITTPASLLEPASTGIASAELTTASGAWSSASQGDKEILDNGDKIADDTQKITGLEDRIISKLSQSGLGGPAAPAASLGQASSVGALSVPSGWTAAAPEMRLSAVTLPDTAIEAAPEAFAAMPGSSMFGQMVLASMAGRAMTGALSPGGRERIRATTGKCPPSTPPPPTSPGESRPGIAVEIREFTELLSKLGALRDSGLLTHEEFDLQKQRLLAR, from the coding sequence ATGGATTTCGCGATATTTCCACCGGAAGTCAACTCGGGTCGGATGTACACGGGTCCGGGGTCAGGGCCGATGATGGCCGCCGCGGCGGCCTGGGACGGGCTGGCGGCCGAGCTGCGTTCGGCGGCGGCCTCGTACGGGTCGGTGATCTCGGGCCTGAGCGCCGGCCCCTGGCTGGGCCCCGCGTCGGCCTCGATGGCGGCCGCGGCCGGCCCCTTTGCGGCGTGGACGAGTGCCACCGCCGCGCAGGCCGAGCAAACGGCTGCCCAGGCCAGGGCGGCCGCGGCCGTCTACGAGGTGGCGTTCGCGGCGACGGTGCCACCGCCGCTGATCGCGGCCAACCGAGCTCAGCTGATGGCGTTGATCGCCACCAACATCTTCGGACAGAACACGCCGGCGATCATGGCCACCGAGGCCGAGTACGGCGAGATGTGGGCCCAGGACGTCGCCGCGATGTACGGCTATGCGGGCGTGTCCGCGTCGGCGGCGACGCTGACTCCTTTCACCCCACCGCCGCAGAGCATCAACACCGCCGGGTTGGGCGCCCAAGCCGCGGCGCTCGCCCGGGCCACCGCCACGTCGGTCACGGCCAACACACAGCTGCTGCTTTCGCAGTTCACCTCCGCTGTGCCCGCGGCACTGCAGGGGCTCGCCTCGCCCGTGTCCTCCACGCCGGCGGCAGGACTCGGGATCCTGCAGACCCTGGGCCTCGCAGGCCCGCTGAGCGGAATCACGGGACCCCTGCAGGCCCTCGGCATCACAACGCCAGCGAGCCTCTTGGAACCGGCCAGTACGGGTATCGCGTCCGCCGAGTTGACCACGGCGTCGGGGGCGTGGTCGTCGGCGTCCCAAGGCGACAAAGAGATCTTGGACAACGGGGACAAAATTGCCGACGACACCCAGAAGATTACCGGCCTCGAGGATCGAATAATCAGCAAGTTGAGCCAGTCGGGCTTGGGGGGCCCGGCCGCCCCGGCAGCGAGCCTGGGTCAGGCATCCTCCGTCGGGGCGCTGTCGGTGCCGTCGGGCTGGACCGCGGCGGCGCCGGAGATGAGACTTTCCGCAGTGACGCTGCCGGACACCGCCATCGAAGCCGCCCCGGAGGCCTTCGCCGCGATGCCGGGAAGCAGCATGTTCGGCCAGATGGTCCTGGCGAGCATGGCCGGCCGGGCAATGACGGGCGCATTGAGCCCGGGTGGGCGTGAGCGCATCAGGGCAACCACCGGAAAATGCCCGCCGTCCACGCCACCGCCGCCCACATCGCCGGGCGAATCCCGCCCGGGAATCGCCGTCGAGATCCGCGAATTCACCGAACTGTTGAGCAAACTCGGTGCGCTGCGCGACTCGGGGCTGCTGACCCACGAGGAGTTCGACTTGCAGAAGCAACGCCTTCTGGCCCGCTAG
- a CDS encoding SAM-dependent methyltransferase produces the protein MRLSLTGANPAEWLALRAGLVPTAAAEAWGGTALSGILVAAVRTGITARLARQPSTPEDLAADLGLDPVPTRLLLDCLRSGGHVTSRAGRYRLSRSSRRWLDPESTLSVAQFVAGTADYWDWWSRLDEVTRSGQPVKHHEAAAGDPYWRRYVCGQLELARLSADEVAKKLRLPKDSRSLLDIGGGHGWYSAQLCRRHPGLTATVLDLPGSAAIGREIIAGAGMAGRVVHRDGDATTDDLGSGYDAVLCFNLLHHLTADQTVRLFGRIREALAPGGLLAVMDAFAEPSRRAAAQANFLGLFVYLSSGSQVHTPARLHDWLREAGFGSPRRIPILRIPGQALYVVSRTPAPPGRGSEKGSSKG, from the coding sequence ATGAGGCTTTCCCTGACGGGCGCCAACCCCGCCGAGTGGCTCGCGCTGCGGGCCGGCCTCGTTCCCACCGCAGCGGCCGAGGCCTGGGGCGGGACGGCCCTGTCGGGAATCCTCGTCGCCGCGGTGCGTACCGGCATCACCGCCCGCCTGGCGCGGCAGCCGTCGACGCCCGAGGATCTCGCCGCCGACCTCGGTCTGGATCCGGTGCCGACCCGGCTCCTGCTCGACTGCCTGCGGTCGGGCGGCCATGTGACGTCGCGGGCCGGGCGTTACCGGCTCAGCCGCTCGTCGCGGCGCTGGCTGGACCCCGAGTCCACGCTGTCGGTCGCCCAGTTCGTGGCCGGCACCGCCGACTACTGGGACTGGTGGTCGAGGCTCGACGAGGTCACCCGCAGCGGACAACCCGTCAAGCACCACGAGGCCGCCGCCGGCGACCCGTACTGGCGGCGGTACGTCTGCGGGCAGCTGGAACTCGCCCGGCTCAGCGCCGACGAGGTGGCCAAAAAGCTTCGGCTGCCCAAGGATTCGCGATCCCTGTTGGATATCGGCGGCGGCCACGGCTGGTATTCGGCGCAGCTGTGCCGCCGCCATCCGGGGCTGACCGCGACGGTGCTCGACCTGCCGGGCAGCGCGGCGATAGGCCGCGAGATCATCGCCGGGGCCGGCATGGCCGGCCGGGTGGTGCACCGCGACGGGGACGCGACGACCGACGACCTGGGCAGCGGGTACGACGCGGTGCTGTGCTTCAACCTCCTCCACCACCTGACCGCCGACCAGACCGTCCGCCTCTTCGGCAGGATCCGCGAGGCGCTGGCGCCCGGCGGGCTGCTGGCCGTGATGGACGCGTTCGCCGAGCCGAGCCGCCGCGCGGCGGCCCAGGCGAACTTCCTGGGGCTGTTCGTCTACCTCAGCTCCGGGTCCCAGGTGCACACCCCGGCGCGGTTGCACGACTGGCTGCGCGAGGCCGGGTTCGGGTCGCCGCGGCGGATACCCATCCTGCGGATCCCGGGGCAGGCCCTGTACGTGGTCAGCCGGACCCCGGCTCCTCCGGGTCGCGGCTCGGAGAAAGGCAGCTCGAAGGGGTAG
- a CDS encoding flavin monoamine oxidase family protein, whose amino-acid sequence MADSRSDFAVVGAGLSGLRAAVTLVAAGATVTVFEARDRVGGRVLSAPPGKDHGAAPLVLDLGAQWVGPGQTEVLRLVEELGLHLVPTDAQGRAIWAIEGHIREGGAARPPMPRHALAEVFANGARVAWMSKRVPLDQPWRASKARQWDRVTAEDWISRHLRSPLGREFARMNIRGNLAVEPTELSVLGVLFDLRSVGAARQLATAEAFRLLEGTHELARRLAGRVGDRIRFADPVRSIAQDSDGVTVHSDTNTLRCRRVAVCVPPPPASRIAYTPSLPEDRACLLRSLRMGGVVKFHAVYQRPFWRERGLSGQAWTAEGVVGLTYDNSPDDGTGRGVLVGLVVADEARRLGAMDAHGQECKILESLGHLFGRNAAVPDRLVVQDWGAEEWTGGAYAAHFPLGAWTTYGSAFRAPCARVHWGGTETSSEWHGYMEGALRSGARVSREMLEADAIKEGCGR is encoded by the coding sequence ATGGCGGACAGCCGGTCGGATTTCGCCGTTGTCGGCGCCGGGCTGTCCGGCCTTCGCGCCGCCGTAACGCTCGTCGCCGCCGGCGCGACTGTGACGGTTTTCGAAGCGCGGGACCGGGTCGGCGGGCGAGTTCTCTCCGCGCCCCCGGGCAAGGACCATGGGGCGGCGCCGCTGGTGCTCGACCTCGGCGCGCAGTGGGTCGGGCCCGGCCAGACCGAGGTGCTCCGGCTCGTTGAGGAGTTGGGGCTCCACCTCGTCCCGACCGACGCGCAAGGACGCGCGATCTGGGCTATCGAGGGTCACATCAGAGAAGGCGGGGCCGCGCGTCCTCCGATGCCGCGGCACGCCCTGGCCGAGGTGTTTGCAAACGGGGCGCGAGTGGCGTGGATGTCCAAGCGCGTGCCGCTGGATCAGCCCTGGCGTGCGTCGAAGGCGCGGCAATGGGACCGAGTCACGGCCGAGGATTGGATAAGCCGGCATCTGCGCAGCCCGCTGGGGCGTGAATTTGCCCGAATGAACATCAGGGGGAATTTGGCGGTCGAGCCCACCGAGTTGTCGGTGCTCGGCGTCTTGTTCGACCTTCGGTCGGTCGGGGCGGCGCGGCAGCTTGCCACCGCAGAGGCATTCCGACTGCTCGAGGGGACGCATGAGTTGGCCCGGCGACTTGCCGGGCGGGTCGGCGACCGGATTCGGTTCGCCGATCCGGTGCGGTCCATCGCTCAAGATTCGGACGGCGTGACCGTACATTCGGATACCAACACGTTGCGCTGCCGCCGGGTGGCCGTGTGCGTGCCGCCGCCGCCGGCCAGCCGAATTGCTTATACGCCAAGCCTTCCCGAGGACCGGGCTTGCCTGCTGCGCAGCCTTCGAATGGGCGGTGTGGTGAAGTTCCACGCCGTCTATCAGCGGCCGTTCTGGCGGGAGCGGGGTCTGAGCGGTCAGGCGTGGACCGCCGAGGGTGTCGTTGGACTGACCTATGACAACTCACCGGACGACGGGACCGGGCGCGGCGTGCTGGTGGGCCTGGTGGTCGCGGATGAGGCTCGCCGGCTTGGCGCTATGGATGCCCACGGGCAAGAGTGCAAAATTCTGGAATCACTGGGCCATCTCTTCGGCCGGAATGCTGCCGTACCGGACAGGCTCGTGGTCCAGGACTGGGGCGCGGAGGAGTGGACGGGCGGTGCCTACGCAGCCCACTTTCCCCTAGGCGCGTGGACAACCTACGGAAGCGCGTTTCGCGCACCGTGCGCACGCGTTCACTGGGGCGGAACAGAAACGTCAAGTGAATGGCACGGCTATATGGAGGGGGCGTTGCGGTCGGGGGCCCGGGTTTCAAGGGAAATGCTGGAAGCCGATGCGATCAAGGAAGGCTGCGGTCGATGA
- a CDS encoding MFS transporter, which produces MWILSWANVMVALGYGVISPAMPAFARTFGVSIKAVTFVVTVFSLSRLCFAPVSGALVQRLGERRIYIGGLLIVALSTIACAYSQAYWQLLVFRAVSGIGSTMFYVSALGLMIHISPADARGRIAGLFTTSFMVGAVGGPAIGGLTAGWGLTAPFIVYGVAMLGVSVVLFYGLRHSELAAPPPPTRSTVTMRQALRSRAYWSALLSNFATGWAAFGLRIALVPLFLSDVMGESIGVIAVALAAFAAGNALAVVPSGYLSDRMGRRTLLIVGLAASGVATALLGAASSLPAFMAVAAVSGATTGIFMSPLQAAVADILGSEARAGIPVAAVQMVTDLGAIVGSVMVGWVAERLSFAWGFGISGVVLLVAAVGWVLAPETRPEAALSTS; this is translated from the coding sequence GTGTGGATCCTCAGCTGGGCAAATGTCATGGTCGCGCTGGGCTACGGTGTCATTTCGCCGGCGATGCCCGCTTTTGCCCGGACGTTCGGGGTCAGCATCAAGGCGGTGACTTTCGTGGTCACCGTCTTTTCGTTGAGCCGGTTGTGTTTCGCGCCGGTGAGCGGCGCGCTGGTGCAGCGGCTGGGCGAGCGGCGGATTTATATCGGCGGTTTGCTGATCGTGGCGTTGTCGACCATCGCATGCGCGTATTCGCAGGCCTACTGGCAGCTGCTGGTCTTTCGCGCCGTCAGCGGCATCGGGTCGACGATGTTCTACGTCTCGGCGCTGGGGCTGATGATCCACATCAGCCCGGCCGACGCGCGCGGCCGGATCGCGGGGCTGTTCACCACGTCGTTCATGGTGGGCGCGGTCGGTGGGCCTGCGATCGGCGGTCTGACGGCGGGTTGGGGGCTGACCGCGCCGTTCATCGTCTACGGCGTCGCGATGCTGGGGGTGTCGGTGGTGCTGTTCTACGGCTTGCGGCATTCGGAGCTGGCCGCGCCCCCGCCGCCGACGCGGTCGACGGTGACGATGCGGCAGGCCCTGCGGTCGCGCGCGTACTGGTCGGCGCTGTTGTCCAATTTCGCGACCGGCTGGGCGGCGTTCGGGCTGCGCATCGCGCTGGTGCCGCTGTTTCTCTCCGATGTCATGGGCGAAAGCATCGGCGTCATCGCGGTGGCGCTCGCGGCGTTCGCGGCCGGCAACGCCCTGGCCGTCGTCCCCAGCGGATACCTGTCGGACCGGATGGGGCGGCGCACGTTGTTGATCGTCGGCCTGGCGGCCTCCGGCGTGGCGACCGCCTTGCTGGGGGCGGCGTCGTCGCTGCCGGCGTTCATGGCGGTGGCGGCCGTGTCCGGCGCGACGACGGGCATCTTCATGTCTCCGCTGCAGGCCGCGGTCGCCGACATCCTGGGCAGTGAGGCACGCGCCGGCATTCCGGTGGCGGCGGTGCAGATGGTGACCGATCTGGGCGCCATCGTCGGTTCGGTGATGGTCGGCTGGGTCGCCGAGCGGCTGAGCTTCGCCTGGGGCTTCGGGATCAGCGGGGTGGTTCTGCTGGTCGCCGCCGTCGGCTGGGTGCTGGCGCCCGAAACACGGCCGGAAGCGGCGCTGTCGACCTCGTAG
- a CDS encoding DUF1490 family protein, translating into MVLHAFVAKAMPTVVTGVVGAAAYGALIKAPWRKATVIATAWGIRVAREAERKAGESAEQARLTVADVMAEARERAREDVASVAGSGDEK; encoded by the coding sequence ATGGTGTTGCATGCATTTGTGGCCAAGGCGATGCCAACGGTGGTAACCGGCGTGGTGGGGGCCGCGGCCTATGGGGCTTTGATCAAAGCTCCGTGGCGCAAGGCCACGGTCATCGCCACCGCCTGGGGCATACGGGTCGCTCGCGAGGCCGAGCGTAAGGCCGGGGAGAGCGCTGAGCAGGCCCGGTTGACGGTGGCCGACGTGATGGCTGAGGCGAGGGAGCGCGCCAGAGAGGACGTTGCATCGGTGGCGGGGTCGGGCGACGAGAAATGA
- a CDS encoding antibiotic biosynthesis monooxygenase family protein: MVIVVFRSRLRPDADLTALEALGARMYELGSAMPGFVSYKDFAAEDGETLTLVEFETEEQLLAWRNHPEHQEGQARGRAEFFSEYSITVSEMHRAYHFTQAGGRVQTLGGAAVV, translated from the coding sequence ATGGTCATCGTGGTGTTTCGATCACGGCTGCGGCCGGACGCGGATCTGACGGCCTTGGAGGCGCTCGGTGCCCGCATGTACGAACTGGGCTCCGCGATGCCCGGTTTCGTCAGTTACAAGGACTTCGCCGCCGAGGACGGCGAGACGCTGACGCTGGTCGAATTCGAGACGGAGGAACAATTGCTCGCCTGGCGCAACCACCCGGAGCATCAGGAAGGCCAGGCCCGTGGCCGCGCCGAATTCTTCAGCGAGTACTCGATTACGGTGAGCGAGATGCACCGCGCCTATCACTTCACCCAGGCCGGCGGGCGCGTGCAGACCCTGGGCGGGGCGGCCGTCGTCTAG
- a CDS encoding heavy metal translocating P-type ATPase has translation MRVHVTGFRVDAVRAVAIEEAVGKVAGVQAVQAYPRTASVVIWYSPEQRDVAAVLSAVAEAEHIATELVPARAPHSANLSRTGGARRIVSGFGLALFGLRNRAQDRLPELESCGGCGSGPVTASGLSPDEQSRRERRKWLRRVWLAFPLGLVAMASTMFLGAYPWAGWLAFVATVPVQFVAGWPFLKGAVQQARMSSSNMDTLVALGTLTAFIYSTYQLFAGGPLFFDTSALIIAFVVLGHYFEARAQGKAREAISKLLEMGAKEATLLVDGAELLVPIEQVRVGDLVRVRPGEKIPVDGEVVDGRAAVDESMLTGESVPVEKTVGDHVAGATVNTDGLLTVRATAVGADTALAHIVRLVEQAQGGKAPVQRLADRVSSVFVPAVIGVAIATFAGWTLLAANPVAGMTAAVAVLIIACPCALGLATPTAIMVGTGRGADLGILVKGGDVLEASKKIDTVVFDKTGTLTRAQMRVTDVVPGKRRQPDLVLRIAAAVEAGSEHPIGAAIVAGARERALEIPDATAFTNIAGHGVRAEVDGKPVVVGRRKLVEEQNLQLPDHLAAAAAELEEQGRTAVFVGQDGQVVGVLAVADTIKDDAVDVVRRLHAMGLQVAMITGDNARTANAIAKQVGIDRVLAEVLPEDKVTEVRRLQDEGKVVAMVGDGVNDAPALVQANLGIAIGTGTDVAIEASDITLMSDRLDGVVSAIGLSRQTLRTIYQNLGWAFGYNTAAIPLAALGMLNPVVAGAAMGFSSVSVVSNSLRLRRFGR, from the coding sequence ATGCGGGTGCACGTCACCGGGTTTCGTGTCGATGCGGTTCGTGCCGTCGCGATCGAGGAGGCGGTCGGCAAGGTTGCCGGTGTGCAGGCCGTGCAAGCCTATCCGCGAACGGCATCGGTGGTGATCTGGTATTCGCCCGAACAGCGCGATGTCGCGGCTGTGCTGTCGGCGGTGGCCGAAGCCGAGCACATCGCGACGGAGTTGGTGCCCGCGCGGGCGCCGCACTCGGCTAATCTGTCCAGGACCGGTGGGGCGCGCAGGATTGTCAGCGGGTTCGGGCTGGCGCTGTTTGGGCTTCGCAATCGCGCGCAGGACCGTCTGCCCGAGCTGGAAAGTTGCGGCGGCTGCGGGTCGGGACCGGTCACCGCGAGCGGTTTGTCGCCCGACGAGCAGAGCAGGCGCGAGCGGCGCAAGTGGCTGCGGCGGGTGTGGTTGGCCTTCCCGTTAGGGCTGGTGGCGATGGCGTCGACAATGTTTCTCGGCGCCTATCCGTGGGCCGGGTGGCTTGCCTTCGTGGCGACGGTGCCGGTGCAATTCGTGGCCGGGTGGCCGTTCCTCAAGGGAGCGGTACAGCAGGCGCGGATGTCGAGTTCGAACATGGACACGCTGGTCGCGCTGGGCACGCTGACCGCGTTCATCTACTCCACCTATCAATTGTTCGCCGGGGGCCCGTTGTTCTTCGACACCTCGGCGCTGATCATCGCGTTCGTGGTGCTGGGCCATTATTTCGAGGCCCGAGCCCAGGGCAAGGCACGCGAGGCCATCAGCAAGCTGCTGGAGATGGGCGCCAAGGAAGCCACGTTGCTCGTCGACGGCGCGGAGCTCCTCGTGCCCATCGAACAGGTCCGAGTCGGAGATCTGGTGCGGGTGCGCCCGGGGGAGAAGATCCCGGTCGACGGCGAGGTCGTCGACGGCCGCGCGGCGGTCGACGAGTCCATGCTCACCGGAGAGTCCGTCCCGGTCGAGAAAACAGTGGGTGACCACGTTGCCGGGGCGACGGTCAACACTGACGGGCTGCTGACTGTGCGCGCCACTGCGGTCGGCGCGGACACCGCGCTGGCACACATTGTGCGCCTGGTCGAGCAGGCGCAGGGCGGCAAGGCCCCGGTGCAGCGACTGGCCGATCGAGTCTCGTCGGTTTTTGTCCCGGCCGTCATCGGCGTTGCTATCGCGACGTTTGCGGGGTGGACGCTGCTGGCCGCCAACCCGGTCGCGGGTATGACCGCGGCGGTCGCGGTGCTGATCATCGCTTGCCCGTGTGCACTGGGCCTGGCCACTCCCACCGCGATTATGGTCGGCACAGGCCGCGGCGCCGACCTCGGGATCCTGGTCAAAGGCGGCGACGTCCTGGAAGCGTCGAAGAAGATCGACACGGTGGTGTTCGACAAGACCGGCACCCTCACGCGTGCCCAAATGCGCGTCACTGATGTGGTACCCGGTAAGCGGCGCCAGCCCGATCTGGTGCTGCGGATCGCCGCCGCGGTCGAGGCAGGCTCCGAACATCCCATCGGGGCGGCGATCGTCGCCGGTGCGCGTGAACGCGCGCTAGAGATACCGGACGCCACGGCATTCACCAATATCGCGGGGCACGGAGTGCGGGCCGAGGTCGACGGCAAGCCGGTCGTCGTGGGGCGGCGCAAGCTGGTCGAGGAACAGAATCTGCAGCTGCCCGACCATCTAGCTGCGGCGGCCGCCGAGCTCGAAGAGCAGGGCCGCACCGCGGTGTTCGTGGGCCAAGACGGCCAGGTTGTCGGTGTGCTCGCGGTGGCCGACACGATCAAGGACGACGCCGTCGACGTGGTCCGACGACTCCATGCCATGGGGCTGCAGGTCGCGATGATCACCGGCGACAACGCCCGCACGGCGAACGCTATCGCCAAGCAGGTCGGCATCGACCGAGTGCTGGCCGAGGTGTTGCCAGAGGACAAGGTCACCGAGGTTCGCCGGCTCCAAGACGAGGGCAAGGTGGTCGCCATGGTCGGCGACGGCGTCAACGACGCCCCGGCACTGGTGCAGGCCAATTTGGGCATCGCGATCGGCACAGGTACCGACGTGGCCATCGAAGCCTCCGACATCACACTGATGTCCGACCGGCTCGACGGTGTCGTGTCCGCGATCGGGCTCTCGCGGCAGACCCTGCGCACGATCTACCAGAACCTCGGCTGGGCCTTCGGCTATAACACCGCCGCGATCCCCCTTGCCGCGCTCGGCATGCTGAACCCGGTGGTGGCCGGCGCCGCGATGGGATTCTCCTCGGTCAGCGTGGTGTCAAACTCGCTACGGCTCCGCCGATTTGGCCGCTAA
- the csoR gene encoding copper-sensing transcriptional repressor CsoR, whose amino-acid sequence MSEELTAKKRAALNRLKTVRGHLDGIIRMVESDAYCVDVMKQISAVQSSLERSNRVMLHNHLETCFSSAVLDGRGQAAIEELIDAVKFTPALTGPEARLAGAAVGEPIEKEPVTAGSPG is encoded by the coding sequence ATGAGCGAGGAATTGACGGCGAAGAAGCGCGCGGCGCTGAATCGGCTCAAGACGGTTCGGGGTCACCTCGACGGGATCATCCGGATGGTGGAGTCCGACGCGTACTGCGTGGACGTGATGAAGCAGATCTCGGCGGTTCAGTCCTCACTGGAGCGGTCGAACCGGGTCATGTTGCACAACCACTTGGAGACGTGCTTTTCCTCGGCGGTGCTGGATGGTCGTGGGCAAGCGGCGATTGAGGAGCTGATCGATGCCGTCAAGTTCACGCCGGCGCTGACCGGTCCGGAGGCACGACTGGCCGGTGCCGCGGTCGGCGAACCTATTGAGAAGGAGCCGGTGACGGCCGGAAGTCCGGGATGA
- a CDS encoding ArsR/SmtB family transcription factor, with protein sequence MGVDLPAGSTELQRVELALAAALFRSLGDPSRLAIVQHLSAGPARVTDMVEAVGLARSTVSTHLGCLKDCGLGDSDPIGCASLFRLTHVAAESAHHLLGEHRARTTLIGIVLTALALVLMPLLGYSKHRLAARLSPAATAGEGTPKLFVRAPVRRGPDRPGDRRRLARWVGGSTR encoded by the coding sequence ATGGGAGTAGATCTGCCTGCCGGCTCCACGGAATTGCAGCGGGTAGAGCTGGCCCTCGCGGCTGCGCTATTCCGGTCTTTGGGTGATCCATCCCGGCTCGCCATCGTGCAGCACCTGAGCGCCGGGCCAGCGCGGGTAACCGACATGGTCGAAGCCGTCGGGCTGGCGCGATCGACTGTGTCCACACACCTTGGGTGCCTCAAAGACTGCGGTCTGGGGGATTCCGACCCGATCGGCTGTGCCTCGTTGTTTCGGCTCACCCACGTCGCCGCCGAATCCGCCCACCACCTGCTCGGCGAGCACCGAGCCCGGACCACGCTGATCGGGATCGTGCTGACCGCCCTGGCGCTGGTACTGATGCCGCTGCTGGGCTACAGCAAACACAGGCTCGCCGCCCGACTAAGCCCGGCGGCCACCGCCGGGGAGGGCACCCCAAAACTATTTGTGCGCGCCCCAGTCCGCCGCGGTCCCGATCGGCCTGGCGACCGGCGCCGGCTGGCCCGGTGGGTGGGTGGCTCGACCCGGTGA
- a CDS encoding site-specific integrase encodes MEFLVASGARWSKATALRPGDVDLDQGTVRIVRAWKVVDGGVKLGPPKSNNSVRTINVAGSVLDKLDCSGDWLFRNRAGDYVRA; translated from the coding sequence GTGGAGTTCCTGGTGGCCTCGGGCGCCCGCTGGAGCAAGGCGACCGCACTGCGGCCCGGCGATGTCGATCTCGATCAAGGAACAGTGCGCATCGTGCGTGCCTGGAAGGTCGTCGACGGCGGCGTGAAGCTCGGGCCGCCGAAGTCGAATAATTCGGTGCGCACGATCAATGTTGCCGGCAGCGTGCTCGACAAGCTGGACTGCAGCGGTGATTGGCTGTTCCGCAACCGTGCCGGTGATTATGTACGGGCATAA
- a CDS encoding DUF2182 domain-containing protein — MPAALLGVAGLGWWWSVVSAKAMRGDGMSMDTQSTMSLAAFLIAWAAMMAAMMLPTVLPVVRRYAHAAAGNAVPAIIFTAGYLALWSAVGIPAYLASSRFDPLVHTCPWVGRFAGAVAVVAGLHQLTPIKVMCLRQCRRSMSLSHGPVDHPDGAARAFLAGSRYGIYCLGSCWMLMILLIAFGTMQLAWMLALSVVIWLEKTTPFGDQLRHLTAAILVVLGVALLVHPAFVIHLIS; from the coding sequence TTGCCGGCGGCCCTGCTGGGTGTGGCAGGTCTGGGCTGGTGGTGGTCAGTGGTCAGCGCCAAGGCCATGCGAGGCGACGGAATGTCGATGGACACTCAGTCCACAATGTCGTTGGCCGCGTTCCTCATCGCGTGGGCCGCCATGATGGCGGCGATGATGCTCCCCACGGTCCTGCCCGTCGTTCGCCGGTACGCCCACGCCGCCGCCGGCAACGCCGTTCCGGCGATCATCTTCACCGCCGGATACCTGGCATTGTGGAGCGCGGTGGGCATTCCCGCCTATCTGGCGTCGAGCCGCTTCGACCCGCTAGTCCACACATGCCCTTGGGTCGGCCGGTTCGCTGGCGCAGTGGCGGTGGTCGCGGGGCTCCATCAGCTCACGCCGATAAAGGTGATGTGTCTGCGGCAGTGCCGCCGGTCGATGTCCTTGTCCCACGGGCCGGTCGACCACCCGGACGGCGCGGCACGCGCATTTCTCGCCGGAAGCCGCTATGGGATCTATTGTCTCGGTTCCTGTTGGATGCTGATGATACTGCTGATCGCCTTCGGCACAATGCAATTGGCGTGGATGCTGGCACTCTCGGTTGTGATCTGGCTGGAAAAGACAACCCCGTTCGGCGATCAGCTGAGACACCTGACGGCGGCCATTCTCGTAGTGCTTGGTGTCGCGCTACTGGTGCACCCAGCGTTCGTCATCCACCTCATCTCGTGA